Proteins encoded within one genomic window of Granulicella pectinivorans:
- the rsfS gene encoding ribosome silencing factor: MATPESYQLLLTAAAACEDKKAEDIRILKLDPSESGLTDYFLICNGTNDRQNVAITDEIEIQLKRKFGVYPNSVEGRRNGEWVLMDYVDFIVHVFSAEKRAFYGLERLRKSATTISVDTLNAELTAAIASTRKKTPAPAAKAAPAKKTAKKVAAKTVPAKKVVAAKKPTVKAASKKVAPAKKVASKKTVAKKAAKKKA, from the coding sequence ATGGCTACTCCTGAAAGTTACCAGCTCCTTCTTACCGCTGCCGCAGCCTGCGAAGACAAGAAAGCTGAAGACATCCGCATCCTCAAGCTCGATCCGAGCGAAAGTGGTCTGACCGATTACTTCCTGATCTGCAACGGAACCAACGATCGCCAGAACGTCGCGATCACCGACGAGATCGAAATTCAACTCAAGCGCAAGTTCGGCGTGTACCCGAACTCAGTCGAAGGACGCCGCAACGGCGAATGGGTTCTGATGGATTACGTGGACTTCATCGTCCATGTGTTCTCGGCTGAAAAGCGCGCGTTCTACGGGTTGGAGCGGCTGCGTAAGTCGGCGACGACGATCTCGGTGGACACGCTGAATGCGGAGCTGACGGCGGCGATCGCCTCCACGCGCAAGAAGACTCCAGCTCCCGCAGCGAAGGCGGCTCCCGCTAAGAAGACGGCGAAGAAGGTTGCCGCTAAGACTGTTCCGGCAAAGAAAGTGGTTGCCGCCAAAAAGCCGACAGTCAAGGCAGCAAGCAAGAAGGTCGCGCCCGCAAAGAAGGTCGCTTCAAAAAAGACGGTCGCCAAGAAGGCGGCCAAGAAAAAAGCTTAG
- the obgE gene encoding GTPase ObgE — protein sequence MFIDEARIRVKAGDGGNGCMAFRREKFVPRGGPSGGDGGHGGDVIMKASLSHNTLVHFRFNPEHKSQRGGHGLGSNCSGYSGEHTTLEVPIGTLLFDDDTGELIHDFTRQNDEIVIARGGRGGRGNQHFATSTHQAPREHELGRAGEERNYRLELRLLADAGLVGFPNVGKSTLISRISAAKPKVANYEFTTLEPNLGVVSVGDWPHVLSFTVADLPGLIEGAHLGAGLGIQFLKHIERTSVIVHLVDVSDGSGREDPVEDYKTILDELKSFDPELGKKPTVLVAAKIDVANPDKLKKLTAMAKRRKLPFYAISAVSGQGIEELKYAVADMVQTHRPIQLDEEPEPLATRKPAYPPPPSSARRRSS from the coding sequence ATGTTTATTGATGAAGCGAGAATTCGAGTAAAGGCCGGCGACGGCGGGAATGGCTGCATGGCCTTTCGCCGGGAGAAGTTCGTTCCGCGCGGCGGTCCCTCCGGTGGCGATGGCGGCCATGGCGGCGACGTCATCATGAAGGCCTCGCTGAGCCACAACACCCTGGTTCACTTCCGGTTCAACCCGGAGCACAAGTCGCAGCGCGGAGGGCACGGGCTGGGTTCGAACTGCTCCGGCTACTCCGGCGAGCACACCACCCTGGAAGTTCCCATCGGCACGCTGCTGTTCGACGACGACACTGGCGAGCTGATTCACGACTTCACGCGGCAGAACGACGAGATCGTGATTGCGCGCGGCGGACGTGGCGGACGGGGCAATCAGCACTTCGCCACAAGCACCCACCAGGCGCCCCGCGAGCATGAACTCGGACGCGCAGGCGAAGAGCGCAACTATCGTCTGGAGCTCAGGCTTCTGGCCGATGCAGGTCTCGTCGGATTCCCGAATGTGGGCAAGTCGACGCTGATCTCGCGCATCTCAGCAGCGAAGCCGAAGGTGGCGAACTATGAGTTCACAACGCTGGAGCCGAACCTGGGTGTGGTTTCCGTGGGCGACTGGCCGCATGTGCTCTCGTTTACCGTCGCCGATCTGCCCGGACTGATCGAGGGCGCGCATCTCGGCGCGGGGCTGGGTATCCAGTTCCTGAAGCATATCGAGCGCACGAGCGTGATCGTCCACCTGGTGGATGTGTCGGACGGATCGGGACGCGAAGACCCCGTGGAGGACTACAAGACAATTCTGGACGAGCTGAAGAGCTTCGACCCGGAGTTGGGCAAGAAGCCCACGGTGCTGGTGGCGGCAAAGATCGACGTCGCCAATCCGGACAAGCTGAAGAAGCTGACCGCAATGGCGAAGCGGCGGAAGCTGCCGTTCTATGCGATCTCGGCAGTAAGCGGCCAGGGGATTGAAGAGTTGAAGTACGCCGTTGCCGACATGGTGCAGACACACAGGCCGATCCAACTGGACGAGGAGCCGGAGCCGCTTGCAACGCGCAAGCCCGCCTATCCTCCTCCGCCCAGCTCCGCCAGGCGCCGGTCGAGCTAA
- a CDS encoding TonB-dependent receptor, with translation MRTLIKARSLFKALAAMGLFLILMPGVWAQETTGGLQGTIKDASGAVISRAQVHVDTPTLPGGKTVLTDGKGYYRFANLPPGAYSITVTAKGFATSKQTGLVLEVGRLPSVDLSLSVGSESTVVEVASENPAIDVTSVTTQTNVTQDVVNFVPHGTSFQSVIQFAPAASNEPLMGSTTTNGTGGTSPGSGTNGNSYGYSVAGGSDSENSYLVEGQETANLIGGYSHTSVPFDFIQEVQIKSSGIQAQYGGALGGVVDVIMKKGTSNYHGSVFSQFEVSGLDANTYNRFTRYDPASQPTATNWGAIDQPFQSYQPFKPKTSLVYPGFVIGGPVAPWSAKLRDKVFFFVGFNPELQRYEEFINYGPASIATPGNAPGRVPFSSNTNTYYTTARIDARITDKIAVFGSWLYQLQRQNGQALPSADSTQGYLNTATSCFGQSSTACLGGAPFQFSFAHNLGYVAPNITFNTGADITITPHIVSTTRFGYYFENYHDFGYPTTGNSYYFETTGTSPGVQQNQGFQNDAINQNFTSYNANKAIQIDQSVAWFKSTSFGTHNFSFGYQLNRLSNKLNQHYNNPIVEVFADSSYSPQTNAGATNCAAANLQNFGGCAGANGYVDIVDYGSNGHATSYNNGLFGQDSWTIGKGVTLNVGIRDEKEFLPGEAAPGPGVPNHPINFSWKDKFAPRLGASWDVFRDGKMKVFGGYGKFYDVMKLNLAISSFGGQYWQNCYYGIDGSYTAVNPSFNSNNRYCVGSSSASTANFGSGGAPAGVNFIENINYRGFPTTCSTCSATEEGVAPNLKPYQQHESVFGVDYQLTRTVAFEARYDRRRLDRVIEDSSVYNPNSGETFVIVNPGFGINSTFAGFCNFLYGAGASNCAATPTASGANGAYPPNQTIPAARSYDGMEIRLNKAVSQHWAGMLSYTYSHFRGNYTGLTSSDLSDGDSGGRNAPNNSRAFDEPYFSYNSMGGSSSGLLPTDRPNKLKGYAYYQLKYLRKMTSNLGMFSYIYQGSPNTSFIQDVGYPSSGGFPVQVFNRGVWADVGQSAATGAITIGTPHVYRNPLFVQSDFNFEQGYQVSESKTVTFSATFTNLFNEHAVTAVNEQIDSNSSYINNSQYSTLGGNYVGAGVPFYAAAEAPYNVTNMLSNGGVSGGPQTINSAYGKPLYYQNPRTIRLQVHFNF, from the coding sequence ATGCGTACTCTGATCAAGGCACGCTCTCTGTTTAAGGCACTTGCTGCCATGGGTTTATTTCTCATCCTGATGCCGGGTGTCTGGGCGCAGGAAACAACCGGCGGGTTGCAGGGAACCATTAAAGATGCATCCGGCGCTGTGATCTCTCGCGCCCAGGTCCATGTCGATACACCTACACTTCCTGGTGGAAAGACGGTTCTTACCGACGGTAAGGGCTACTACCGTTTTGCCAATCTTCCCCCTGGTGCCTACTCCATTACCGTCACGGCGAAGGGTTTCGCGACATCCAAGCAGACCGGCCTCGTTCTTGAGGTTGGCCGACTTCCCAGCGTCGATCTGAGCCTTTCTGTCGGCTCCGAGAGCACAGTGGTTGAGGTCGCGTCTGAGAACCCTGCAATCGACGTCACCTCGGTAACCACCCAGACCAATGTCACGCAGGATGTCGTCAATTTCGTTCCCCACGGCACCTCGTTCCAGTCGGTCATTCAGTTCGCCCCTGCGGCCAGCAATGAGCCTTTGATGGGTAGCACTACCACGAACGGCACGGGCGGCACATCGCCTGGAAGCGGCACGAACGGAAACTCGTACGGCTACTCGGTTGCGGGTGGATCGGACTCGGAGAACTCCTACCTGGTTGAAGGTCAGGAGACGGCAAACCTCATTGGTGGCTACTCGCACACCAGTGTGCCGTTCGATTTCATCCAAGAAGTCCAGATCAAGAGTTCCGGTATCCAGGCTCAGTACGGTGGTGCTCTTGGCGGCGTCGTTGACGTCATCATGAAGAAGGGCACATCCAACTATCATGGATCGGTCTTCAGCCAGTTCGAAGTCAGTGGTCTCGATGCGAACACGTACAACCGCTTCACACGGTACGACCCGGCAAGCCAACCAACGGCAACCAACTGGGGTGCGATCGATCAGCCCTTCCAGAGCTACCAGCCTTTCAAGCCCAAGACGAGCCTCGTCTATCCCGGATTTGTCATCGGCGGCCCTGTCGCTCCCTGGTCTGCGAAGTTGCGGGATAAGGTCTTCTTCTTCGTTGGCTTCAACCCTGAGTTGCAGCGCTATGAGGAGTTCATCAACTACGGCCCCGCGAGTATAGCCACTCCCGGCAACGCGCCCGGCCGGGTGCCGTTCAGCTCCAACACCAACACCTATTACACGACGGCTCGTATCGATGCCCGCATCACAGACAAGATCGCGGTCTTCGGCTCGTGGCTGTACCAGCTCCAGCGCCAAAATGGACAGGCGCTCCCCTCGGCCGACTCAACGCAGGGTTACCTCAACACGGCAACCTCCTGCTTCGGTCAGAGCAGCACGGCCTGCCTTGGTGGCGCTCCGTTCCAGTTCTCCTTCGCGCATAACCTGGGCTATGTTGCACCTAATATCACCTTCAACACCGGTGCCGACATTACCATCACTCCGCACATCGTTTCGACGACGCGCTTTGGCTACTACTTCGAGAACTACCACGACTTCGGTTACCCGACGACTGGTAACTCCTACTACTTCGAGACAACTGGAACTTCACCGGGTGTTCAACAGAACCAAGGCTTCCAGAACGACGCAATCAATCAGAACTTCACCAGCTACAACGCCAACAAGGCCATCCAGATCGACCAAAGCGTAGCGTGGTTCAAGAGCACCTCGTTCGGTACTCATAACTTCAGCTTCGGATATCAGCTCAACCGTCTTTCCAACAAACTGAATCAGCACTACAACAACCCCATCGTGGAAGTGTTCGCAGACAGCAGCTATTCGCCGCAGACCAACGCCGGAGCGACGAACTGCGCGGCTGCAAACCTCCAGAACTTTGGTGGTTGCGCAGGCGCGAACGGTTATGTGGACATCGTCGACTACGGTTCGAATGGTCACGCAACCAGCTATAACAACGGTCTTTTCGGTCAGGATTCCTGGACCATCGGCAAGGGCGTTACGCTCAATGTCGGAATCCGCGACGAGAAGGAGTTTCTGCCGGGTGAAGCCGCTCCTGGGCCCGGTGTTCCGAACCACCCTATCAACTTCAGCTGGAAAGACAAGTTTGCACCCCGTCTCGGCGCTTCGTGGGATGTCTTCCGCGACGGCAAGATGAAGGTGTTTGGCGGCTACGGCAAGTTCTACGACGTCATGAAGTTGAACCTGGCGATCAGCTCGTTCGGCGGCCAGTACTGGCAGAACTGCTATTACGGTATCGACGGCAGCTACACCGCTGTCAATCCCTCCTTCAACTCCAACAATCGTTACTGCGTGGGTTCTTCCTCGGCTTCGACGGCGAACTTCGGCTCCGGAGGCGCGCCAGCCGGTGTGAACTTCATCGAAAACATCAACTACCGCGGCTTCCCCACAACCTGTTCGACCTGCAGTGCAACAGAAGAGGGCGTCGCCCCGAACCTGAAGCCCTACCAGCAGCATGAGTCGGTCTTCGGTGTCGATTACCAGCTCACCCGGACCGTCGCATTCGAAGCACGGTACGATCGCAGACGACTGGATCGAGTCATTGAAGATTCATCGGTCTATAACCCGAATTCTGGCGAAACATTCGTCATCGTCAACCCGGGATTCGGCATCAACAGCACCTTCGCAGGATTCTGCAATTTCCTCTACGGCGCGGGTGCCTCTAACTGCGCGGCTACCCCGACTGCTTCCGGTGCAAACGGAGCCTATCCTCCCAACCAGACGATTCCCGCCGCACGCAGCTACGACGGAATGGAAATTCGTCTCAACAAGGCAGTCAGCCAGCACTGGGCTGGAATGCTTTCGTACACCTACAGCCACTTCCGCGGGAACTACACTGGTTTGACCAGTTCAGATCTGTCGGATGGCGACAGTGGTGGACGTAATGCCCCGAACAACAGCCGCGCCTTTGACGAGCCGTACTTCTCATACAACTCCATGGGTGGTTCTTCGAGCGGTCTGCTTCCGACGGATCGTCCGAACAAGCTCAAGGGCTATGCGTACTACCAACTGAAGTATCTGCGCAAGATGACCAGCAACCTCGGAATGTTCTCCTACATCTACCAGGGTTCGCCGAACACCAGTTTCATCCAAGATGTTGGTTATCCCTCCTCGGGCGGCTTCCCGGTTCAGGTCTTCAACCGTGGCGTTTGGGCAGATGTAGGCCAGAGCGCGGCTACCGGTGCCATTACGATCGGTACACCGCATGTCTATCGCAACCCGCTGTTTGTTCAGTCTGACTTCAACTTTGAGCAGGGATACCAGGTCTCTGAGAGCAAGACGGTCACCTTCTCGGCAACCTTCACCAACCTGTTCAACGAGCATGCCGTAACCGCGGTCAACGAACAGATTGACTCGAACTCGAGCTACATCAACAACTCGCAGTACTCAACCCTGGGGGGGAACTACGTTGGAGCAGGCGTACCGTTCTACGCGGCCGCCGAAGCTCCATACAATGTAACCAACATGCTGAGCAACGGTGGTGTCTCCGGTGGTCCTCAAACCATCAACAGCGCCTACGGCAAGCCCCTTTACTACCAAAACCCACGTACGATTCGTCTGCAGGTTCACTTCAACTTCTAA
- the nadD gene encoding nicotinate-nucleotide adenylyltransferase, whose amino-acid sequence MRVALFGGSFDPPHAGHVALASAAADAFALDLVLVAPVGKQPLKLGIQSESFADRMAMVGLACAGDPRLVASDLDRPRADGAPNFTVDTLETMRREFPEAELFALIGADAYLGMEHWKEPARLFELAQWIVATRPGFVLAPLGIAPAGRVHWLETVHVDVSATGVRERLHQGLDCEGLIPSSVLEYIDSHRLYR is encoded by the coding sequence GTGCGCGTCGCGCTCTTCGGCGGCAGTTTCGACCCTCCGCATGCGGGACATGTGGCGCTGGCGTCGGCTGCCGCCGATGCTTTTGCGCTCGACCTGGTGCTTGTGGCGCCTGTGGGAAAGCAGCCCCTGAAGCTGGGTATTCAGTCGGAGTCGTTCGCCGATCGGATGGCGATGGTGGGGCTGGCTTGCGCCGGCGATCCGCGCCTGGTGGCGTCGGATCTGGATCGGCCACGCGCCGACGGAGCTCCGAACTTTACCGTGGATACTCTGGAAACGATGCGGCGGGAGTTCCCGGAGGCGGAGTTGTTCGCGCTGATTGGCGCGGATGCTTACCTGGGAATGGAGCATTGGAAGGAGCCGGCGCGGCTTTTTGAGCTCGCGCAGTGGATCGTCGCGACGCGTCCGGGTTTCGTCCTGGCTCCCCTGGGAATCGCACCGGCCGGGCGAGTGCACTGGCTGGAGACCGTACACGTGGATGTTTCAGCAACCGGGGTACGGGAACGGCTGCATCAAGGGCTGGACTGCGAAGGGTTGATTCCATCGTCGGTGCTTGAATATATCGATTCCCACAGGCTTTATCGCTAA